The following proteins come from a genomic window of Deltaproteobacteria bacterium IMCC39524:
- a CDS encoding ATP-dependent zinc protease, translating to MDQTIIGWREWLALPELQVPAIKAKIDTGARTSALHAFFVEPFTREGRQMVRFGVHPLQKRLDVEIFCEAPIKDFREVSDSGGHREMRYVIETTILIGDLPRQIEMTLTNRDNMKFRMLLGRTAMEGLQVIPDQSYLTGRKRHKY from the coding sequence ATGGATCAGACGATAATCGGTTGGCGCGAATGGCTGGCGTTGCCAGAACTCCAAGTCCCAGCCATCAAGGCAAAGATCGATACGGGTGCGCGCACCTCTGCGTTACACGCTTTTTTTGTGGAACCCTTCACCAGAGAGGGTCGACAGATGGTCCGTTTCGGCGTGCACCCCTTGCAGAAGAGGCTGGACGTTGAAATCTTCTGCGAAGCGCCGATCAAAGATTTTCGTGAAGTCAGCGACTCCGGCGGCCACCGTGAGATGCGCTACGTCATAGAAACAACCATCCTGATTGGAGACCTGCCCCGTCAAATCGAAATGACGCTGACCAATCGCGACAATATGAAGTTCCGAATGTTGCTTGGACGGACAGCGATGGAGGGATTACAGGTCATCCCGGACCAGTCTTACCTCACAGGTCGCAAACGGCACAAATACTAA
- a CDS encoding redoxin domain-containing protein has protein sequence MKAFQNELERFEKLGVQVLGVSGDALETHKDFVTKLGLHFSLLADDGTIRKLYGSGRITYLIDSSGFIRYVHKGMPGNDKLIQESGKLRSS, from the coding sequence ATGAAGGCTTTTCAAAACGAACTCGAACGTTTTGAAAAGCTCGGCGTCCAGGTTCTGGGCGTAAGTGGCGACGCTCTGGAAACCCACAAAGATTTTGTCACCAAGCTCGGTTTGCACTTTTCGTTGCTGGCCGACGACGGCACAATCCGTAAGCTTTATGGGAGCGGTCGAATCACCTACTTAATCGATTCGTCAGGTTTTATTCGCTATGTTCATAAGGGAATGCCAGGCAACGATAAGCTGATTCAGGAAAGCGGTAAGCTGCGGTCTTCTTGA
- the rimK gene encoding 30S ribosomal protein S6--L-glutamate ligase: MKIAIISRNAKIYSTNRMVEEAKAKGHEVRVIDPLRCYMTIASQRPTIHYKGEELTGYDAIIPRIGASITFFGTAVVRQFEMMNVYSINESVAISRSRDKLRSLQLLARKGIGLPVTGFAHSTQYTKDLIKLAGGAPLVIKLLEGTQGIGVVLAETGKAAESVIEAFRGLKENILVQEFIKEAKGADLRCFVIGDKVVAAMKRQGGEGEFRSNLHRGGNATLAKLTPEERLTAVRAARIMGLNVAGVDLLRSNHGPVVMEVNSSPGLKGIEAATEKNVAGMIINFIEKESKPGKTKTRGQG, translated from the coding sequence ATGAAAATAGCTATTATCTCAAGGAATGCAAAGATTTACTCGACCAACCGTATGGTTGAGGAGGCTAAAGCGAAGGGCCATGAGGTCCGAGTCATCGACCCGCTTCGCTGTTACATGACGATTGCCAGTCAACGCCCGACGATCCATTACAAAGGCGAAGAACTGACCGGATACGATGCCATCATTCCCCGGATTGGCGCCTCGATCACCTTCTTCGGCACGGCTGTTGTCCGCCAGTTTGAAATGATGAATGTCTACAGCATTAATGAATCTGTGGCAATCAGTCGCTCGCGTGACAAGCTTCGCAGCCTACAACTCCTGGCCCGCAAGGGCATTGGCCTGCCGGTGACCGGATTTGCCCATTCGACCCAGTACACAAAAGACTTGATCAAGCTGGCCGGTGGTGCACCGTTGGTGATTAAACTGCTGGAAGGGACCCAGGGGATCGGCGTGGTGCTTGCGGAAACGGGAAAAGCGGCAGAGAGTGTCATCGAAGCCTTCCGTGGCTTGAAAGAAAACATCCTGGTTCAGGAGTTTATCAAGGAGGCTAAGGGGGCCGATCTCCGTTGCTTCGTGATTGGCGATAAGGTTGTGGCTGCGATGAAGCGCCAGGGAGGGGAAGGAGAGTTTCGTTCCAATCTGCACCGTGGCGGCAATGCCACACTTGCCAAACTGACCCCGGAAGAGCGCTTAACCGCTGTTCGGGCAGCCAGGATCATGGGGCTTAATGTTGCCGGTGTCGATCTGCTTCGTTCCAATCACGGGCCAGTGGTTATGGAGGTCAATTCCTCGCCGGGCCTGAAGGGAATAGAAGCGGCGACGGAGAAAAACGTGGCAGGCATGATAATTAACTTCATCGAAAAAGAATCGAAACCAGGCAAAACCAAAACCCGGGGTCAGGGATGA
- the uvsE gene encoding UV DNA damage repair endonuclease UvsE, which produces MLRLGLCCLFNQAPIRFRSATAKFVRPLDRPAQLVKLSKLCLDNARSLVAAVEEVYRLGFGSFRVSSPLLPLYTHPEVGYRLEELPDAREITATLRSVKTLKKKNQLRFSFHPDQFTLLSSPRPEVTAASLRELDYQVMLAELIGADVINIHGGGVYGDKQSALSRLVKEISALAEPIRSRLTLENDDRSYTVEDLLPVCEQLDIPLVYDVHHHRCNPDGLTVAAATEACMRSWQRLGREPYFHLSSPKHGWNGKPGPHADFIDIADFPAEWHGLEATIDVEAKAKELALLKLREELSLPPWPGDETTAKHGCAASTPKDAG; this is translated from the coding sequence ATGCTGCGTCTAGGTCTATGTTGCCTGTTCAATCAGGCGCCCATCCGCTTCAGAAGCGCAACGGCCAAATTTGTCAGGCCGCTTGATCGCCCTGCCCAACTGGTGAAGCTGAGCAAACTCTGCCTCGATAATGCTCGCTCGTTGGTTGCCGCCGTTGAAGAGGTGTATCGTTTGGGGTTCGGCTCTTTCCGGGTTTCCTCGCCGTTGCTACCACTCTACACCCACCCCGAGGTTGGCTACCGGCTGGAAGAGCTACCCGACGCTCGCGAAATTACGGCAACCTTGCGCTCGGTCAAAACTCTCAAGAAAAAAAATCAACTCCGGTTCAGCTTCCATCCGGACCAATTCACCCTGCTCTCCAGCCCCCGGCCCGAAGTCACAGCGGCCTCTCTCAGGGAGCTCGACTACCAGGTGATGCTGGCTGAGCTGATCGGTGCCGATGTGATCAATATCCACGGTGGCGGCGTCTACGGTGACAAGCAGAGCGCCCTGTCTCGACTGGTGAAGGAGATCTCTGCGTTAGCGGAACCGATCCGCAGTCGATTGACCCTGGAAAACGACGATCGCAGCTACACGGTCGAAGATCTTTTACCGGTCTGCGAACAGCTCGACATCCCTTTGGTCTATGATGTCCATCACCACCGCTGCAACCCTGACGGCCTGACCGTCGCCGCAGCAACCGAGGCCTGCATGCGGAGCTGGCAACGCCTCGGACGCGAACCCTATTTTCACCTTTCATCTCCGAAGCACGGCTGGAACGGCAAACCGGGGCCCCATGCCGACTTTATCGATATTGCCGATTTCCCAGCAGAGTGGCATGGTCTGGAGGCCACGATCGATGTTGAAGCCAAAGCCAAAGAACTGGCGCTTCTGAAGTTAAGAGAAGAATTGTCCCTGCCTCCATGGCCAGGTGACGAAACGACAGCTAAACATGGTTGCGCAGCTTCAACTCCAAAGGATGCGGGTTGA
- a CDS encoding succinylglutamate desuccinylase/aspartoacylase family protein codes for MKRQKSFLFGGEEINAGDRVTIDLPMARLYTHSELTLPVHVVHGKQAGPTLFISAAIHGDEINGVEIIRRLLCNKSLNRLKGTLLAVPVVNPFGFIQRSRYLPDRRDLNRSFPGSAEGSLASRIAYLFMQEIVCRSTHGIDIHTGSNYRSNLPQIRTSIDDEENLRLAQAFGAPMIIHSAIRDGSLREAVAEHGIPVLLYEAGEALYFNENAIRSGIRGIINVMRAIGMLPKSLKARTQEPVISSKTSWVRAPRSGVFFKQVSLGSLVKKGDLLGIINDPLGNESESVYAPFTGVAIGQLTLPLVHEGDALVNLAKVEDPDEAESTLDDYTSNLTEEDYGLER; via the coding sequence ATGAAACGACAAAAATCTTTCCTTTTTGGGGGTGAGGAGATTAACGCCGGAGATCGCGTGACGATCGACCTGCCGATGGCCAGACTTTACACCCACTCAGAGCTTACTCTGCCGGTTCACGTCGTACACGGCAAACAGGCGGGGCCAACGCTCTTCATAAGCGCAGCCATCCACGGCGACGAAATCAACGGCGTCGAGATCATCCGACGACTGCTTTGCAACAAGTCCTTGAACCGCCTGAAAGGCACGCTGCTCGCCGTGCCGGTTGTCAACCCGTTCGGCTTTATACAGCGCTCACGTTATCTTCCGGACCGGCGTGACCTCAACCGCTCTTTTCCGGGCTCAGCGGAAGGTTCCCTGGCCAGCCGGATTGCCTACCTGTTCATGCAGGAGATCGTCTGCCGTTCCACCCATGGTATCGACATCCACACCGGATCGAATTACCGCAGCAACCTGCCGCAGATCCGCACCTCGATCGACGATGAAGAAAACTTGCGCTTGGCTCAAGCCTTCGGTGCGCCGATGATCATCCACTCCGCGATTCGCGATGGCTCCCTGCGTGAGGCCGTTGCCGAACACGGCATACCGGTCCTGCTCTATGAGGCCGGCGAAGCCCTGTACTTCAACGAGAATGCGATCCGTTCCGGAATTCGCGGGATAATCAACGTGATGCGGGCGATTGGCATGCTGCCTAAAAGCCTCAAGGCGCGCACCCAGGAACCGGTCATCTCCAGCAAAACCAGCTGGGTTCGTGCTCCCAGAAGCGGAGTTTTCTTTAAACAGGTATCACTTGGCAGCCTGGTAAAAAAAGGTGATCTGCTTGGGATTATTAACGACCCATTAGGCAACGAGAGCGAGTCTGTCTATGCACCCTTCACCGGTGTCGCCATCGGCCAGTTGACCTTACCCCTGGTTCACGAAGGGGACGCCTTGGTCAACCTTGCTAAAGTCGAGGACCCCGATGAAGCGGAGAGCACCCTGGACGATTACACCTCGAACCTCACTGAAGAAGATTACGGGCTGGAGAGATAA
- a CDS encoding SDR family oxidoreductase has translation MPQERDTKPIFVAGATGYIGARLVPLLLDAGYPVRALARAPEKLQNRPWAEHPKLEVVKGDVLVKASLQKALSGCRAAYYLVHSMTPGVRDFAFTDRQAARNMAEAAAAEKLEQIVYLSGLGDQERKLSHHLQSRTEVGDILRHGPVPVTILRAAMIIGSGSASFEILRYLVDRLPVMITPRWIDTPCQPIGVRNVLYYLVGCIEEPRTLGETFDIGQPEVTNYRELMEIYAQEAGLRRRLVIPVPVLTPRLSSYWIHLVTPVPASIARPLAEGLSNPVICQENRITELLPQDLFDARKAIRLALDRLRQHHVETSWIDSGEIHPAEWSVPGDPGWAGGSFYDDSRKVVLDARPEEIWPAVISIGGENGYYYANWLWQIRGIMDRLCGGVGLSRGRRSQTELYPGDALDFWRVVDVRKPDYLMLSAEMKLPGEAVLSFRIKPLENGQVEVQQVARFLPRGLLGLLYWYAVMPFHHYVFNGMLKGIAKASGKTIRSGPEGFKTLSDQ, from the coding sequence ATGCCTCAAGAGAGAGATACAAAACCCATTTTTGTAGCCGGTGCAACCGGGTACATCGGTGCCCGTCTCGTGCCCCTTTTGCTGGATGCCGGTTATCCTGTTCGAGCTCTCGCTCGTGCCCCGGAGAAACTCCAGAACCGTCCATGGGCAGAGCACCCGAAGCTGGAAGTCGTCAAAGGCGATGTTCTCGTCAAGGCATCGCTGCAAAAAGCTCTTTCTGGCTGCCGCGCCGCCTACTATCTGGTCCATTCCATGACTCCGGGTGTCAGGGACTTTGCTTTCACTGACCGGCAGGCCGCCCGCAATATGGCGGAAGCTGCTGCAGCAGAAAAGCTGGAACAGATCGTCTATTTGAGTGGCTTGGGTGACCAAGAGAGGAAACTCAGCCACCATCTGCAATCGAGGACCGAAGTTGGAGATATCCTGCGTCATGGGCCGGTCCCTGTGACTATCCTGCGGGCAGCGATGATCATTGGCTCGGGTAGCGCTTCTTTTGAAATCCTGCGCTACCTGGTTGATCGTCTGCCGGTGATGATTACGCCGCGCTGGATCGACACCCCCTGTCAACCGATCGGAGTCAGGAACGTCCTCTACTACCTGGTCGGCTGTATTGAAGAGCCGAGAACACTCGGGGAGACCTTTGATATAGGTCAGCCTGAGGTGACCAATTATCGGGAGTTGATGGAAATCTATGCCCAGGAAGCGGGCCTGCGGCGACGACTGGTCATCCCGGTACCAGTTCTCACACCGCGCCTCAGCTCTTACTGGATTCATCTCGTGACTCCGGTGCCCGCTTCCATTGCGCGGCCCCTGGCCGAAGGCTTGAGTAACCCGGTGATTTGTCAGGAGAATCGCATTACAGAGCTTTTACCCCAAGACCTTTTTGATGCCCGTAAGGCGATTCGACTGGCGCTTGATCGTCTTCGACAACACCATGTAGAAACCTCCTGGATAGATTCTGGAGAGATTCACCCTGCAGAATGGAGTGTGCCCGGTGATCCTGGCTGGGCCGGAGGCAGTTTCTACGATGATTCGCGAAAAGTCGTTCTGGATGCAAGGCCGGAGGAGATCTGGCCAGCAGTGATCTCGATCGGTGGGGAAAATGGCTACTACTACGCCAACTGGCTATGGCAAATCCGAGGTATCATGGATCGGCTCTGCGGCGGAGTGGGCCTGAGCCGGGGGCGTCGAAGTCAGACAGAGCTGTACCCTGGAGATGCCCTCGATTTCTGGCGGGTGGTCGACGTGCGAAAACCAGATTACCTGATGCTTTCAGCGGAGATGAAGCTGCCCGGAGAGGCGGTTCTTTCCTTCCGGATTAAGCCTTTGGAGAATGGCCAGGTAGAAGTGCAACAGGTTGCCCGGTTCTTGCCCCGAGGGTTGTTGGGACTTCTTTACTGGTATGCTGTGATGCCGTTTCATCACTATGTTTTTAATGGCATGTTGAAAGGCATTGCAAAGGCTTCAGGAAAAACTATTCGTAGCGGCCCGGAAGGTTTCAAAACGCTCAGCGATCAATAG
- a CDS encoding DUF523 and DUF1722 domain-containing protein gives MSEEKIRLGVSSCLLGEKVRFDGGHKLDRFLTETLSRFVEFVPVCPEVEMGLPTPRETLRLVGEPESQRLVFSKSGEDITDRMAAWAHKRVAELEKEELCGFIFKSKSPSSGMERVKLYDRNGVPNKQGVGLFARAFMEHFPLLPVEEDGRLHDPGLRDNFIETIFTLKRWREALQKGATRGVLVDFHTRHKLLLLSHSTEIYRQMGKLVADAKAIEEQALFESYRALLSKGLRLKTTVAKHVNVLQHVLGYFKKQLSADEKQEVLSVIDSYRARQIPLIVPVTLLNHFVRKYDQVYLQQQVYLNPHPLELKLRNHV, from the coding sequence ATGTCGGAGGAAAAAATTCGTTTGGGAGTCAGTTCCTGCCTGCTCGGTGAAAAGGTTCGTTTCGATGGAGGACACAAGCTCGATCGGTTCCTGACCGAGACACTCAGTCGATTCGTCGAGTTCGTCCCTGTCTGTCCGGAGGTTGAGATGGGATTGCCGACACCACGAGAGACACTACGTCTGGTCGGTGAACCTGAGTCGCAGCGTCTGGTTTTTTCCAAAAGTGGCGAAGACATCACCGACCGGATGGCAGCATGGGCACACAAACGGGTCGCCGAACTCGAAAAAGAAGAGCTCTGCGGTTTTATCTTCAAATCGAAATCACCCAGCAGCGGTATGGAACGCGTCAAGCTCTACGATCGTAATGGGGTCCCTAATAAACAAGGGGTCGGCCTCTTTGCCCGGGCATTTATGGAACACTTTCCCCTGTTGCCCGTCGAAGAAGATGGCCGATTGCACGATCCCGGTTTGCGCGATAATTTCATTGAAACCATCTTTACTCTCAAGCGTTGGCGCGAGGCTTTACAGAAAGGAGCGACTCGCGGTGTTCTGGTGGATTTTCATACCCGGCATAAGCTGCTCCTGCTCTCCCATAGCACTGAAATTTATCGACAGATGGGAAAACTGGTTGCCGACGCCAAGGCCATCGAAGAACAGGCACTCTTCGAGTCCTACCGGGCTTTGCTGAGCAAGGGCCTCCGTTTGAAAACCACGGTCGCCAAGCACGTTAATGTCTTGCAGCATGTGCTCGGTTATTTCAAAAAACAGCTCAGCGCAGATGAAAAGCAGGAGGTCTTGAGCGTCATTGATAGCTACCGGGCGCGACAAATTCCCCTGATCGTGCCAGTCACCCTGCTCAATCACTTTGTGCGTAAATATGATCAGGTCTATCTGCAACAGCAGGTTTATCTCAACCCGCATCCTTTGGAGTTGAAGCTGCGCAACCATGTTTAG
- a CDS encoding lipocalin family protein, with the protein MKSVVILFGTFLLAGCTAAPQGIMPVDNFDLDRYLGTWYEIARLDHRFERGLSQVSATYSKRSDGGVDVINRGFNSQANKWKEAKGRAYFIGEPDVARLKVTFFWPFYGGYNVIELDQENYSYALICGPNKKYLWLLARTKKLDTGIKESLIAKAKALGFNTSELILVKQEE; encoded by the coding sequence ATGAAGTCTGTAGTTATCCTTTTTGGCACCTTTCTATTGGCTGGATGTACTGCCGCCCCGCAGGGGATAATGCCGGTTGATAATTTTGATCTTGATCGCTACCTCGGCACCTGGTACGAGATCGCCCGCCTTGACCATCGCTTTGAACGGGGCCTCAGTCAGGTGTCTGCGACCTACAGCAAACGTTCTGACGGCGGCGTTGATGTTATTAATCGCGGATTCAACAGTCAGGCAAACAAGTGGAAAGAGGCCAAAGGACGCGCCTACTTCATCGGTGAACCCGATGTCGCACGCCTCAAGGTCACTTTTTTCTGGCCCTTCTACGGCGGCTACAACGTGATCGAACTTGACCAGGAAAACTACAGCTATGCCTTGATTTGCGGTCCGAACAAAAAGTACCTGTGGCTTCTGGCTCGGACCAAAAAGCTCGACACAGGCATCAAGGAGTCTCTTATCGCTAAGGCAAAAGCCCTTGGCTTCAACACCAGTGAGCTGATCCTGGTCAAACAAGAGGAATAG
- the corA gene encoding magnesium/cobalt transporter CorA yields the protein MDPKRLLNLDFLKMPFNAELFQVKAKEVGLPPGTLIHVGKQKIEKPVIDLVDYDQQQLATRRDISLTDVSTFKETPSVSWINLSGIHDIKIIEQFGQQFGLHALALEDILNTQHRPKVEEMEGYSLIILKMLFFDDKTQSIDTEQVSLILGPHYVITFQEREGDVFEGVRGRLQRSHGRIRQRGPDYLAYALVDSIVDSYFHILEKVGDHLAQLEEDLLNYPDQSTLGRIHHYKRQLQLLRKSVWPLREVISELYKEDSPLVAEGTRVFLRDLYDHTIQVLDTVEIFRDTVSGLQDLYMSAVGNRMNEIMKVLTIMASIFIPLTFIAGIYGMNFEYIPELKWRWGYFAIWGVMISCIIGMLIYFKRKKWL from the coding sequence ATGGACCCAAAACGATTACTTAATCTCGACTTTCTGAAGATGCCTTTCAACGCAGAGCTGTTTCAAGTCAAGGCCAAAGAGGTCGGTCTTCCCCCGGGCACCCTGATTCATGTCGGCAAGCAGAAGATCGAAAAACCGGTCATTGATCTTGTTGACTACGACCAGCAACAGCTCGCCACACGCAGGGATATCAGTCTCACGGACGTTTCGACCTTCAAAGAGACGCCCTCAGTCAGTTGGATTAACCTGAGCGGCATACATGACATCAAGATCATCGAACAGTTCGGCCAGCAATTCGGACTTCACGCTCTCGCGCTTGAGGATATCCTCAACACCCAGCATCGGCCCAAAGTTGAGGAGATGGAAGGCTACAGCCTGATCATCCTGAAGATGCTTTTTTTCGATGACAAAACCCAGTCAATCGATACGGAACAGGTCAGCTTGATTCTCGGGCCACACTACGTAATCACCTTCCAGGAACGCGAGGGTGACGTCTTCGAAGGGGTGCGGGGTCGCTTGCAACGCAGTCACGGCAGAATCCGCCAACGCGGGCCCGACTACCTGGCCTACGCACTGGTCGATTCAATCGTTGACAGCTACTTCCACATTCTGGAGAAGGTAGGAGATCACCTGGCGCAGCTTGAGGAAGACCTGCTCAATTATCCTGACCAATCCACTCTGGGGAGGATTCACCACTACAAGCGCCAGCTGCAGCTGCTGCGCAAATCGGTATGGCCACTGCGGGAAGTCATTAGTGAACTTTACAAGGAGGACTCCCCCCTGGTCGCCGAAGGCACCCGGGTCTTTCTGCGCGACCTTTATGACCATACAATCCAGGTCCTCGACACGGTAGAAATCTTTCGCGACACTGTCTCCGGATTGCAGGACCTCTACATGTCGGCTGTCGGCAATCGCATGAACGAGATCATGAAAGTGTTAACCATCATGGCCTCGATCTTCATCCCCTTAACCTTTATCGCCGGCATCTACGGCATGAACTTCGAGTACATCCCGGAGCTCAAGTGGCGCTGGGGTTATTTTGCAATCTGGGGTGTCATGATTTCCTGCATCATCGGCATGCTGATCTATTTCAAGAGGAAAAAGTGGTTATGA
- a CDS encoding mechanosensitive ion channel, which yields MKYHKHSILTGIIKFTVCLCLVTWVPDISQPRAEEAPAPETAVEEAVFPGLNEVIPQANAISARLTAAEAVIAQADSLDGVQQKLADLADTIKEVEAQFTNWEDAVNWPLNRLMTVETRYSQIDQEQKQQLEVLSELFKDLENLRTSWTEEKNFWQKWQKALRKSEVNIPEDVFTKAQKNIDAILERISEASTKLLKMQEEYSAEREILDSRLLLIDKTLKQLRQETFRRNAYSLFSLDFYRQLTPEMFAEYRANFISTVRLPEGFWQRHGWIIILELISTVVLVSLLSLRRKRPKPISEDWRFLFQHPFAGAIFITIAATGSLYENIPPSWGWLMLTIATIAATVLVAAMAENNRRRRLIVTLAIVYLVSEVLKVSGLPTPAYQLYEVLLCAIAAPTCLLIARRRRHKEPDRFGPYLASLYLISLVALVGLLTALLGFATLSIHLIEAVLGTIIIVFMVRMTIHLADGGITEFLRLNWVRDRQLVMKLGISTGERLKTLARIFILINAGLYLLVAWGVYNDIDETLMTLLSYEYTIGGFNISVYMVAMVTLVLYLTNLVSWLLQALVDAHYMTPRRIDYGVKAALKRLLHYTLFTIGFFVAISMAGLDLQKFTIIAGALSVGIGFGLQNIVNNFVSGLILLFERPVKVGDTINIDEQWGTITRIGMRSTVFETLDRSEVIVPNSDLISQKVTNWTFTTNVSRIVLTVGVAYGSPLDKVLDILIRVAKEHPDILKDPESSAIFTGFGESSIDFELRVWVSDISKRLKIKSDMGQAVDRYFREEGITIPFPQRDLHLRSIEEDLRSSFAGSKPTGD from the coding sequence ATGAAGTACCATAAACACTCCATACTCACGGGCATCATCAAGTTCACAGTGTGCCTGTGCCTGGTGACCTGGGTCCCTGACATCTCTCAGCCCCGTGCCGAGGAGGCACCCGCACCAGAGACGGCCGTGGAAGAGGCCGTGTTCCCAGGTCTCAATGAAGTCATTCCTCAAGCAAACGCAATCAGCGCCAGGTTGACTGCCGCAGAGGCCGTCATTGCCCAAGCCGACTCCCTGGATGGGGTTCAGCAGAAACTCGCCGACCTGGCCGACACAATCAAGGAGGTGGAAGCACAGTTCACCAATTGGGAGGATGCCGTCAACTGGCCGCTCAACCGTCTAATGACAGTCGAGACCCGCTATTCGCAGATCGACCAGGAGCAGAAGCAGCAGCTCGAGGTCCTTTCCGAGCTCTTCAAAGACCTTGAAAACCTTCGCACATCATGGACAGAGGAAAAAAACTTCTGGCAGAAGTGGCAGAAAGCTCTGCGCAAATCAGAAGTCAACATCCCGGAAGACGTCTTCACCAAAGCCCAGAAGAACATTGACGCGATTCTTGAACGGATCTCGGAGGCCTCGACCAAGCTGCTCAAGATGCAGGAAGAGTATTCTGCGGAGCGGGAGATTCTCGACAGCCGACTGCTCCTCATCGATAAAACTCTCAAGCAGCTGCGGCAGGAGACCTTCCGCCGTAATGCCTATTCGTTGTTCAGCCTCGACTTCTACCGTCAATTGACCCCCGAGATGTTTGCAGAGTACCGCGCAAATTTCATCTCGACGGTCAGGCTTCCTGAGGGCTTCTGGCAACGCCACGGCTGGATTATCATCCTGGAATTGATCTCCACCGTCGTACTGGTAAGCCTGCTTTCATTACGTCGCAAAAGACCCAAACCTATTTCTGAAGACTGGCGATTCCTTTTTCAACATCCGTTTGCAGGAGCAATCTTCATCACCATTGCGGCAACCGGCAGCCTCTACGAAAACATCCCGCCCTCCTGGGGTTGGCTCATGCTTACGATTGCAACGATCGCCGCCACGGTTCTGGTCGCAGCAATGGCGGAGAACAACCGTCGCAGACGCTTGATCGTCACCTTAGCGATTGTCTACCTGGTATCGGAAGTCCTCAAAGTCAGCGGCCTGCCGACACCAGCCTACCAGCTTTACGAAGTTCTCCTCTGCGCCATTGCCGCCCCAACCTGTCTGCTGATCGCTCGCCGCAGGCGGCACAAGGAGCCGGACAGATTCGGACCATATCTGGCCTCGCTCTACCTGATCAGCCTGGTCGCCCTGGTTGGTCTGCTTACTGCGCTGCTCGGTTTCGCAACTCTCTCGATCCACTTGATCGAAGCCGTGCTCGGAACTATCATCATCGTCTTCATGGTGCGCATGACAATTCATCTGGCCGATGGCGGCATCACCGAGTTTTTACGTCTTAACTGGGTCAGGGATCGCCAGTTGGTCATGAAACTGGGGATCAGCACCGGAGAACGGCTCAAGACTCTTGCCCGCATTTTTATCCTGATCAATGCCGGCCTATATCTGTTGGTGGCATGGGGCGTCTACAATGATATTGATGAAACCCTGATGACTCTTTTGAGCTACGAATATACGATTGGCGGCTTCAACATTTCGGTCTACATGGTCGCCATGGTGACACTAGTCCTCTACCTGACAAATCTGGTGTCATGGCTACTTCAGGCTTTGGTCGATGCCCATTACATGACACCTCGAAGGATCGACTACGGCGTTAAGGCCGCACTGAAGAGGCTTTTGCACTATACCCTCTTTACTATCGGCTTCTTTGTCGCCATAAGCATGGCCGGTCTCGACCTGCAAAAGTTCACGATCATCGCCGGCGCTCTCAGCGTCGGCATCGGCTTTGGTCTGCAGAACATCGTCAACAATTTCGTCAGCGGCCTGATCCTGCTTTTCGAACGCCCGGTCAAAGTAGGAGACACCATCAACATTGATGAGCAGTGGGGAACCATCACCCGAATAGGGATGCGTTCAACAGTTTTTGAAACCCTGGATCGTTCCGAAGTCATTGTCCCCAACTCGGACCTGATCTCACAAAAAGTAACCAACTGGACTTTCACGACCAACGTTTCGCGAATCGTCCTGACGGTCGGCGTCGCTTATGGCAGTCCACTCGACAAGGTTCTGGATATTCTTATACGAGTAGCCAAAGAACACCCCGACATCCTCAAAGACCCCGAATCTTCAGCAATCTTCACCGGCTTCGGGGAAAGCTCGATCGACTTTGAACTGCGTGTGTGGGTCTCCGATATCAGTAAACGGCTCAAAATTAAAAGCGATATGGGGCAGGCCGTCGATCGTTACTTCAGGGAAGAAGGGATCACCATTCCCTTTCCGCAACGTGACTTGCATCTGCGTTCAATTGAGGAGGACTTACGCTCCTCTTTTGCGGGCTCAAAGCCAACAGGTGACTAA